The genomic stretch TTCACCAGGAGATGGTAAGCAAATTAAATCTGCGTAATACTCAATGCTGTACGTCAGTACATCTATAGATTGAGTCGCTCCGGTTGATACACGTGTAATTTGTCACAGGGCGTTGGTAGGGGAGCAATGTCACCTGCTTCAGTGGTTGAAGAGAGTTAGCGTGATTGGTTATGGGAAATCCGCTGGCGTTGATACAGGTGACAGAGCGGGAAGGGGATGAACACGGGAAACTGGAAAACTGTTTGAGGTATCCGGTCCAGGATGCATCTGGCTTAGTTATCTGTGaagagagagtgacagagtgacACAAACCTGAGAGTCTCTCTCCCCGCCCACAGGGTGACAACAAACCTGagagtcacccccccccccccgcccacaggGTGACACAAACCTGAGAGTCTCTCTCCCCGCCCACAGGGTGACACAAACCTGAGAGTCTCTCTTCCCGCTCACAGGGTGACACAAACCTGAGAGTCTCTCTCCCCGCCCACAGGGTGACAGAAAACCTGAGAGTCTCTCTTCCCGCTCACAGGGTGACACAAACCTGAGAGTCTCTCTCCCCGCCCACAGGGTGACAACAAACCTGagagtcaccccccccccccgcccacaggGTGACACAAACCTGAGAGTCTCTCTCCCCGCCCACAGGGTGACACAAACCTGAGAGTCTCTCTTCCCGCTCACAGGGTGACACAAACCTGAGAGTCTCTCTCCCTGCCCACAGGGTGACAAAAAACCTGAGAGTCTCTCTTCCCGCTCACAGGGTGACACAAACCTGAGAGTCTCTCTCCCCGCCCACAGGGTGACAAAAAACCTGAGAGTCTCTCTTCCTGCTCACAGGGTGACACAAACCTGAGAGTCACCCTCCCCGCCCACAGGGTGACACAAACCTGAGAGTCTCTCTCCCCGCCCACAGGGTGACACAAACCTGAGAGTCTCTCTCCCCGCCCACAGGGTGACAACAAACCTGAGAGTCTCTCTCCCCGCCCACAGGGTGACACAAACCTGAGAGTCTCTCTTCCCGCTCACAGGGTGACACAAACCTGAGAGTCTCTCTCCCCGCCCACAGGGTGACACAAACCTGAgagtctctctcccctcccacagGGTGACAACAAACATGAGTCTCTCTCCCCGCTCACATGGTGACACAAACCTGAGAGtcacccccccccccgcccacaggGTGACACAAACCTGAGAGTCTCTCTCCCCGCCCACAGGGTGACAAAAAACCTGAGAGTCACCCTCCCCGCCCACAGGGTGACACAAACCTGAGAGTCTCTCTCCCCGCCCACAGGGTGACAACAAACCTGAGAGTCTCTCTCCCCGCCCACAGGGTGACACAAACCTGAGAGTCTCTCTTCCCGCTCACAGGGTGACACAAACCTGagagtctctctcccccccccacaggGTGACAACAAACCTGagagtcacccccccccccccgcccacaggGTGACACAAACCTGAGAGTCTCTCTCCCCGCCCACAGGGTGACAAAAAACCTGAGAGTCACCCCCCCCCCGCCCACAGGGTGACACAAACCTGAGAGTCTCTCTCCCCGCCCACAGGGTGACACAAACCTGAGAGTCTCTCTTCCCGCTCACAGGGTGACAACAAACCTGAGAGtcacccccccccccgcccacagggtgacacaaacctgagagtctctctccccactcacatgGTGACACAAACCTGAGAGTCTCTCTTCCCGCTCACAGGGTGACAACAAACCTGAGAGTCTCTCTCCCCGCTCACATGGTGACACAAACCTGAGAGTCTCACTTCCCGCTCACAGGGTGACACAAACCTGAGAGTCTCACTTCCCGCTCACAGGGTGACACAAACCTGAGAGTCTCCCCACCCCCCCGCCTACACAGGGTGACACATAAACACGCACCTGAGAGTCCCCCAGGGTGACACAAACCTGAGAGTCTCTCTCCCCGCTTACATGGTGACACAAACCTGAGAGTCTCTCTTCCCGCTCACAGGGTGACAACAAACCTGAGAGTCTCTCTCCCCGCTCACATGGTGACACAAACCTGAGAGTCTCTCTTCCCGCTCACAGGGTGACAACAAACCTGAGAGTCTCTCTCCCCGCTTACATGGTGACACAAACCTGAGAGTCTCTCTTCCCGCTCACAGGGTGACACAAACCTGAGAGTCTCTCTCCCCGCTTACATGGTGACACAAACCTGAGAGTCTCTCTTCCCGCTCACAGGGTGACACAAACCTGAGAGTCTCTCTCCCCGCTCACAGGGTGACACAAACCTGAGAGTCTCACTTCCCGCTCACAGGGTGACACAAACCTGAGAGTCTCTCTCCCCGCTCACATGGTGACACAAACCTGAGAGTCTCTCTTCCCGCTCACATGGTGACACAAACCTGAGAGTCTCTCTCCCCGCTCACAGGGTGACACAAACCTGAGAGTCTCTCTTCCCGCTCACAGGGTGACACAAACCTGAGAGTCTCTCTGCCCGCTCACAGGGTGACACAAACCTGAGAGTCTCTCTTCCCGCTCACAGGGTGACACAAACCTGAGAGTCTCTCTTCCCGCTCACAGGGTGACACAAACCTGAGAGTCTCTCTTCCAGCTCACAGGGTGACACAAACCTGAGAGTCTCTCTCCCCGCTCATATGGTGACACAAACCTGAGAGTCTCTCTCCCCGCTCACAGGGTGACACAAACCTGAGAGTCTCTCTTCCCGCTCACAGGGTGACACAAACCTGAGAGTCTCTCTTCCCGCTCACAGGGTGACACAAACCTGAGAGTCTCTCTTCCGGCTCACAGGGTGACACAGACCTGAGAGTCTCTCTTCCGGCTCACATGGTGACACAAACCTGAGAGTCTCTCTTCCCGCTCACAGGGTGACACAAACCTGAGAGTCTCTCTTCCCGCTCACAGGGTGACACAAACCTGAGAGTCTCTCTTCCAGCTCACAGGGTGACAAAAAACCTGAGAGTCTCTCTCCCCGCTCACAGGGTGACACAAACCTGAGAGTCTCTCTTCCCGCTCACAGGGTGACACAAACCTGAGAGTCTCTCTTCCCGCTCACAGGGTGACACAAACCTGAGAGTCTCTCTTCCCGCTCACAGGGTGACACAAACCTGAGAGTCTCTCTTCCCGCTCACAGGGTGACACAAACCTGAGAGTCTCTCTTCCCGCTCACAGGGTGACACAAACCTGAGAGTCTCTCTTCCGGCTCACAGGGTGACACAGACCTGAGAGTCTCTCTTCCGGCTCACATGGTGACACAAACCTGAGAGTCTCTCCTCCCGCTCACATGGGGACACAAAACCTGAGAGTCTCTCTTCCCGCTCACAGGGTGACACAAACCTGATTGTCTCTCTTCCCGCTCACAGGGTGACACAAATCTGAGAGTCTCTCTTCCCGCTCACATGGTGACACAAACCTGAGAGACTCTCTTCCCGCTCACAGGGTGACACAAACCTGAGAGTCTCTCTCCCCGCCCACAGGGTGACAACAAACCTGAGAGTCATCCCCCCCCCCACTCACAGGGTGACACAAACCTGAGAGTCTCTCTTCCCGCTCACAGGGTGACACAAACCTGAGAGTCTCTCTTCCCGCTCACAGGGTGACACAAACCTGAGAGTCTCTCTTCCCGCTCACATGGTGACACAAACCTGAGAGTCTCTCTTCCCGCTCACAGAGTGACACAAACCTAAGAGTCTCTCTCCCCGCTCACATGGTGACACAAACCTGAGAGTCTCTCTTCCCGCTCACAGAGTGACACAAACCTGAGAGTCTCTCTTCCCGCTCACAGGGTGACACAAACCTGAGAGTCTCTCTCCCCGCTCACATGGTGACACAAACCTGAGAGTCTCTCTTCCCGCTCACAGAGTGACACAAACCTAAGAGTCTCTCTCCCCGCTCACATGGTGACACAAACCTGAGAGTCTCTCTTCCCGCTCACAGGGTGACACAAACCTGAGAGTCTCTCTTCCCGCTCACAGAGTGACACAAACCTGAGAGTCTCTCTTCCCGCTCACAGGATGACACAAACCTGAGAGTCTCTCTTCCCGTTCACAGGGTGACAACAAACCTGAGAGTCTCTCTTCCCGCTCATAGGGTGACACAGACCTGAGAGTCTCTCTTCCCGCTCACAGGGTGACACAAACCTGAGAGTCTCTCTTCCCGCTCACATGGTGACACAAATCTGAGAGTCTCTCTTCCCGCTCACATGGTGACACAAACCTGAGAGTCTCTCTTCCCGCTCACAGGGTGACACAAACCTGAGAGTCTCTCTCCCCGCCCACATGGTGACACAAACCTGAGAGTCTCTCTTCCCGCTCACAGGGTGACACAAACCTGAGAGTCTCTCTCCCCGCCCACATGGTGACACAAACCTGAGAGTCTCTCTTCCCGCTCACAGGGTGACACAAACCTGAGAGTCTCTCTTCCCGCTCACAGGGTGACACAAACCTGAGAGTCTCTCTCCCCGCTCACAGGGTGACACAAACCTGAGAGTCTCTCTCCCCGCTCACAGGGTGACACAAACCTGAGAGTCTCTCTCCCCGCCCACAGGGTGACACAAACCTGAGAGTCTCTCCCCCCGCTCACAGGGTGACACAAACCTGAGAGTCTCTCTTCCCGCTCACATGGTCACACAAACCTGAGAGTCTCTCTCCCCGCTCACAGGGTGACACAAACCTGAGAGTCTCTCTCCTCGCTCACATGGTGACACAAACCTGAGAGTCTCTCTCCCCGCTCACATGGTGACACAAACCTGAGAGTCTCTCTTCCCGCTCACATGGTGACACAAACCTGAGAGTCTCTCTTCCCGCTCACAGGGTGACACAAACCTGAGAGTCTCTCTTCCCGCTCACAGGGTGACACAAACCTGAGAGTCTCTCTTCCCGCTCACATGGTGACACAAACCTGAGAGTCTCTCTTCCCGCTCACAGGGTGACACAAACCTAAGAGTCTCTCTCCCCGCTCACATGGTGACACAAACCTGAGAGTCTCTCTTCCCGCTCACAGGGTGACACAAACCTGAGAGTCTCTCTTCCCGCTCACAGGGTGACAAAAAACCTGAGAGTCTCTCTTCCCGCTCACAGGGTGACACAAACCTGAGAGTCTCTCTCCCCGCTCACAGGGTGACACAAACCTGAGAGTCTCTCTCCCTGCTCACAGGGTGACACAGACCTGAGAGTCTCTCTTCCCGCTCACATGGTGACACAAACCTGAGAGTCTCTCTTCCCGCTCACAGGGTGACACAAACCTGAAAGTCTCTCTTCCCGCTCACAGGGTGACACAAACCTGAGAGTCTCTCTTCCCGCTCACAGGGTGACACAAACCTGAGAGTCTCCCCACCCACAGGGTGACACAAACCTGAGAGTCTCCCCACCCACATGGTGACACAAACCTGAGAGTCTCTCTTCCtgctcaccccccccccctgcccacagggtgacacataaacacacacctgagagtctctccccccccccctgcctaCAGGGTGACACAAACCTGAGAGTCTCCCCACCCACATGGTGACACAAACCAGagagtctccccccccccctgcctaCATGGTGACACAAACCAGAGAGTCTCCCCACCCACATGGTGACACAAACCAGAGAGTCTCCCCACCCCCGCCTACAGggtgacacataaacacacacctgAGAGtctgcccctctcacacagtaaCACGCTCAGAAAGACATGGGGTTAAACAGTAGGTGACATGCAAGTGACATACCCGTGAGAAGAGCAGCATGTGACGGTGTAGAGGGATCACTAATGGGTGACAGTAAGAAGGTGCACAGCTACTGAGCTGAGAGAAAAGACAGAGAAAGATTTGCAGTCAGTCTTAGAATGTCCATACTGTGCAGGACCCTCcctctgccctgtgtgtgtgtgtgtgtatattgtatgtatatttgtatatatatgtgtatctttgtatgtatatatgtgtgtatatatgtgtatatttatatgtatgtgtgtgtgtgtgtgtatatatatatgtgtatctttgtatgtatatatgtgtatatttgtgtgtatatgtgtatatttgtgtgtatatatgtgtatatttgtatgtatatatgtgtgtgtgtgtatatatatatatatatatatatatgtatatgtatatttatgtatatgtatatgtgtgtatatatatatatatatatatatatatatgtatatttatatgtatatatatgtatgtgtgtgtgtatgtatgtatgtatatatatatatatgtatgtatgtatgtatgtgtgtgtgtgtattgtatgtatatttgtgtatatatatatatatgtatatttgtatgtatatatgtatatttgtgtgtgtatatgtgtatatatatgtgtgtgtgtgtgtatatatatatatatatatatatatatatatatactgtgtatgtatatatatatatgtatatttatatgtatatatatgtgtgtgtgtgtgtatatatatatatatatgtgtgtgcgtgtgtgtgtgtattgtatgtatatttgtgtatatatatatatatatatatttgtatgtatatatgtatatttgtgtgtgtatatttgtgtgtgtatatgtgtgtatatttgtgtgtatatgtgtgtgtatatatgtgtatatttgtgtgtatgtatgtatatatgtatatttgtgtgtgtttatatatatgtatatatttgtgtgtgtatcgtatgtgtgtatatgtgtgtatatttgagtgtgcatatatgtacatgtgtgtatatttatatgtatatttgtgtatatttgtgtgtttatatgtgtgtatataagtgtatatttgtctgtgtatgtgtgtatatttgtctgtgtatgtgtgtatatttgtgtgtgtatgtgtgtatatatttgtgtgtatatatgtctatatttgtgtgtgtatgcgtgtatatatgtgtatatttgtgtgtatatatgtatatatttgcgtgtgtatatgtgtatatttgtgtgtgtgtatatgtgtatatttgtgtgtgtatattgtatgtatatttgtatatatatatatgtgtatatttgtatgtatatttgtgtgtgtatgtgtgtatatttatgtgtgtgtgtgtatatttgtgtgtgtatatttgtgtgtgtatatgtgtatatttgtgtgtatatatgtgtatatttgtgtgtatatgtgtatatttctcttacttggtgtattcagtccacggattcatccttacttgtgggatattctcaatccctacaggaagtggcaaagagagcacacagcaaagctgtccatatagctcacctcaggctccgcccccccagtcattctctttgccgctctaacaagtagcatctccacgggagggtaaagagtttgtggtgttagatttgtagtttttatttcttcaatcaagagtttgttattttaaaatagtgccggtttgtactatttactctgaggcagaaaattatgaagatttctgctaagaggaaaaagattttagcatgtcgtaactaaaatccattgctgttcccacacaggactgttgagtaccggagaacttcagttggggggaacagtttgcaggcttatactgcttaaggtatgctcagtcattttttctaacaagacttggtagtgctagaagactgacagaaatcccatgagggaaggtaagccatattctgagacacagtatagaatgatggcttcagttaagggctttaatactggtagacactgtgatgggctaaatcaattactttattaaggtaatcttatatttctcaagcgttttagacgttggaaacacttttaggggttttattacgcctggcatattgttagacacctaatctgattcaggaaggccccataactctggagtgatggaggagggggcctcattttcgcgcctcagttgcgcagttgatttgcaagatagcttcatgcagcttcacgtgcagagccttaagagtacaggaggacttcagggaggcttatttttcaCCTACGAATAACCCTAAAGGAaagtaaagccacagcaaagactgtggcatcgtactgtagtgggttaaaccggttgtttacttcattttgctccggtttgggcaataaggggttaattgatttgtgtgcaatcatttctaagcattaggatcatgtggtgaaaatttcattaagatcggatgttttttgatgatttggtaaaaaagtgtgtgctttttattatttaaagacacagtaacgttttttcaaaaagtgattttttcgatattttagtgttgtctgagtgtgtcaaacatgtctgagccttcagatagaccttgttctttatgttcaaaagccatggcagtacaggcagtccccgggttacagacatccgacttaagtacaactcgtacttacaaacagagaaaatagagctttatcgacaatccttctttccaggataatccaaaatact from Bombina bombina isolate aBomBom1 unplaced genomic scaffold, aBomBom1.pri scaffold_1923, whole genome shotgun sequence encodes the following:
- the LOC128643915 gene encoding uncharacterized protein LOC128643915 isoform X2, producing the protein MNSELQEKIQQLEKQLQEKGEREEEREKDHLFHPRRWKICNQKCEITSRTRHLSSCAPSYCHPLVIPLHRHMLLFSRITKPDASWTGYLKQFSSFPCSSPSRSVTCINASGFPITNHANSLQPLKQVTLLPYQRPVTNYTCINRSDSIYRCTDVQH